Proteins encoded within one genomic window of Zavarzinella sp.:
- a CDS encoding PQQ-binding-like beta-propeller repeat protein — MLQLSFRRNFLLSIVLCSFFLSEVWAQKLIIRQQIQIAQPVPAVQLDDDPEDPNNEKPVDQKTADLKLIGKVDLKDEPASMLGFFKTLSVSANTKEQIEQLINQLGVDDFDKRVEATQKLVATGVPAINLLKNAAKNNDAEIAWRAEYALAKVEQVPTSEVSRACIRLLRNHKSDDIIPGLMAYFLQTDEESVKDEIRESFVLSAVTNGKPNAALESWLQSKDAIKRLEAALAFTKTTDQASRARMKAFLKSETDPIIRFKVTVILVEENRDKSLVASLIEQMGSIQSDEVYLGEDLLWRLAGETGPTVSFSGDAKDRTAAQAAWKQWWESNEAKVDMAKLSDDASFGLLLVLQTPLRGGLGQIAAYGSDNKEKWKVPNLNWPTDCKVLPGKKILIAEHNRSRVFLREISGKELWTLSINNPVNCGMLPNGVTWAVGRNQIIEWDKGENANRKQLFSFIRNEYDIVAGARTPKGEYLILTQQGQVIQIDRQGKSIKTINVGGGVNYYSDMQVLKNNSVLVTLQNRVVAYDMTTGKSVWTGTVTSTATSVQRLRTGNTLVGIQGQGKVVELDKDGKATKWEHTSSDAAFRVFKAYRQ, encoded by the coding sequence ATGCTGCAACTGAGTTTTCGACGTAACTTCTTACTTTCCATAGTGTTATGTTCATTCTTTCTGTCGGAAGTGTGGGCACAGAAGCTCATTATCCGCCAGCAGATTCAAATTGCCCAGCCTGTTCCTGCGGTACAACTTGATGACGATCCCGAAGATCCAAATAATGAGAAGCCAGTCGATCAGAAAACGGCTGATTTGAAGCTGATTGGTAAGGTGGACCTGAAAGACGAGCCCGCCTCAATGCTGGGTTTTTTCAAAACCTTGTCCGTTTCGGCGAATACCAAAGAACAAATTGAACAACTGATCAATCAACTGGGGGTCGACGACTTCGACAAACGGGTAGAAGCGACGCAAAAGTTGGTGGCTACAGGAGTTCCGGCAATTAACCTGTTGAAAAATGCAGCTAAAAACAATGATGCAGAGATCGCCTGGCGTGCAGAATATGCTCTCGCGAAGGTTGAGCAGGTTCCCACCAGTGAAGTATCGCGTGCCTGTATTCGGTTACTGCGCAACCACAAATCAGACGATATTATCCCTGGCCTGATGGCTTATTTTCTGCAAACAGATGAAGAATCTGTGAAAGATGAAATCCGCGAGTCTTTTGTGCTGTCGGCAGTGACCAACGGCAAGCCAAATGCCGCACTGGAAAGCTGGTTGCAGAGCAAAGATGCCATCAAGCGGTTGGAAGCAGCGCTCGCCTTCACAAAAACCACCGATCAGGCCTCGCGGGCCCGCATGAAGGCATTTCTGAAAAGTGAAACAGATCCCATCATCCGCTTCAAAGTAACGGTCATTCTGGTGGAAGAAAACCGCGATAAATCATTAGTTGCCAGCCTGATCGAGCAGATGGGCAGTATTCAGTCAGATGAAGTCTATCTGGGCGAAGATTTACTGTGGCGATTGGCAGGAGAAACAGGCCCCACCGTTTCGTTTTCGGGAGATGCCAAAGACCGCACCGCCGCCCAGGCCGCCTGGAAGCAGTGGTGGGAAAGTAACGAAGCCAAAGTGGATATGGCCAAGCTTTCCGATGATGCCTCCTTTGGCCTTCTCCTGGTGCTGCAGACCCCACTGCGTGGAGGACTGGGGCAGATTGCGGCATATGGCTCCGACAACAAAGAAAAATGGAAAGTACCGAACCTGAACTGGCCCACCGATTGTAAAGTATTGCCAGGTAAGAAGATACTGATTGCAGAGCACAATCGAAGTCGGGTGTTTTTACGCGAAATCAGTGGCAAAGAACTCTGGACTTTGTCGATCAACAATCCGGTGAATTGTGGGATGCTGCCCAACGGTGTGACATGGGCAGTGGGCCGAAATCAGATTATTGAGTGGGATAAAGGCGAAAATGCCAACCGAAAACAGTTGTTCAGCTTCATACGCAACGAATACGACATTGTTGCGGGTGCCCGCACCCCCAAAGGGGAGTATCTGATTCTAACCCAGCAAGGGCAGGTCATTCAGATCGACCGTCAGGGGAAATCGATCAAGACAATCAATGTGGGTGGTGGGGTGAATTATTACTCGGACATGCAGGTGTTAAAAAATAATAGCGTATTGGTCACCTTGCAGAACCGTGTAGTTGCATACGATATGACGACTGGAAAATCGGTGTGGACGGGAACGGTGACCAGCACCGCCACATCGGTACAGCGATTACGAACCGGCAACACACTGGTGGGCATTCAGGGCCAGGGGAAAGTTGTAGAACTGGATAAAGATGGCAAAGCCACCAAATGGGAGCATACTTCCAGTGATGCTGCCTTTCGAGTTTTCAAAGCTTATCGACAATAA
- a CDS encoding DUF4139 domain-containing protein codes for MGHFTRSGEVTDHARVDLTFQEDDINDLIKSMTLRDYSETGRISAVTYDSRDPIDRTLRSFAIDLNNNPTFSSILNQARGEPVEVTLLNNANQPGNLVGKIVGVEKQKVASKDGATEAEVLNLWCAEGMRSVKLNEVQRLRFSNPVIENEMRRALETLSLSHDAEKKAVSIYFDGEGKRKVDVGYVIENPIWKTSYRLVLKKDGSPFLQGWAVVENPTDEDWEGVSMALVSGRPISFQMDLYNPLYITRPVVEPELFAGLRPPTYQGGFGRESVQLAMEPSADKLAKTKDANFDRRASAAPAAKPGFGGGKGNAMDAKKRQEAEWAGRLAEQLKSELDLGRNVQSVATAAALGDYHQYIIEHPVSLGRQKSALLPIVNKDVGGQRVSIYNQSVQAKHPLLGLRFKNSSGMPLMQGPITVFEGSVYAGDSRILDLQKDEERLISYAVDLGMEVSPKRGNNTSKITEVKAVKGVIYTKTLFREELVYNISNRNDKERTLLLEHANRKDQGFTFVGENSKPLEEANDVFRFQVSVPAKKDLSYTVVEERSSGTSIQLTNNADDTIRYFINLREAPEALKIKLKDAMSMKATWDMLRQDISVTQRRIDTITRDQDRLRKNLRETPQESKLYKDYLKTLEDQEAEMKKLHEDLKGLQAKEATSRKSLDSYLANLTAE; via the coding sequence GTGGGCCATTTTACCCGCTCTGGTGAAGTTACCGACCATGCTCGCGTCGACCTGACCTTTCAGGAAGATGATATCAACGACCTGATCAAATCGATGACGCTGCGGGATTATTCTGAAACCGGACGTATATCCGCAGTTACATACGATTCCCGCGATCCGATCGACCGCACTTTAAGAAGTTTTGCAATCGATTTGAACAACAATCCCACCTTTTCCTCGATTCTGAATCAGGCACGTGGGGAACCGGTCGAAGTTACTCTGTTGAATAACGCGAACCAGCCAGGCAACCTGGTGGGCAAAATTGTCGGTGTTGAAAAGCAGAAAGTGGCCAGCAAAGATGGTGCCACCGAAGCGGAAGTGCTGAACTTGTGGTGTGCGGAAGGAATGCGTTCGGTCAAACTGAACGAAGTACAGCGTCTGCGGTTTTCGAATCCCGTGATTGAAAACGAAATGCGTCGGGCTCTGGAAACCTTAAGCCTCAGCCATGATGCCGAGAAAAAAGCAGTAAGCATTTACTTTGATGGTGAAGGCAAACGCAAAGTCGATGTGGGTTATGTGATCGAAAACCCGATCTGGAAAACCAGCTACCGCCTGGTGCTGAAGAAAGATGGCAGTCCTTTCCTGCAGGGTTGGGCTGTGGTAGAAAACCCCACCGACGAAGACTGGGAAGGAGTCAGCATGGCCCTGGTTTCCGGTCGGCCTATTTCGTTCCAGATGGATCTCTACAATCCGTTATACATTACCCGACCAGTTGTGGAACCGGAACTGTTCGCTGGTTTGCGACCACCCACCTATCAAGGTGGGTTTGGCAGAGAATCTGTGCAATTAGCGATGGAACCAAGTGCCGACAAGTTAGCGAAGACCAAAGATGCGAATTTTGATCGCCGTGCCTCTGCAGCACCCGCAGCAAAACCTGGCTTCGGAGGCGGTAAGGGAAATGCAATGGATGCCAAGAAACGCCAGGAGGCAGAGTGGGCAGGCCGACTTGCGGAACAGTTGAAGAGTGAACTCGATCTGGGTCGCAATGTGCAATCGGTGGCCACTGCTGCCGCACTGGGCGATTACCACCAGTACATTATTGAGCACCCCGTATCGCTGGGCCGGCAGAAGTCTGCCTTACTGCCAATCGTCAACAAAGATGTTGGTGGGCAGCGTGTCAGCATTTACAATCAGAGCGTTCAGGCAAAACACCCACTGTTAGGTCTTCGGTTCAAAAACAGTTCCGGCATGCCATTGATGCAGGGCCCCATTACCGTATTTGAAGGTTCTGTCTATGCGGGCGATTCCCGAATTCTGGACCTGCAGAAAGATGAAGAGCGTCTCATCAGTTATGCGGTTGATCTGGGCATGGAAGTGAGTCCCAAGCGGGGGAACAACACTTCCAAAATCACCGAAGTAAAAGCGGTGAAGGGTGTTATCTACACCAAGACCCTGTTCCGCGAAGAACTGGTGTATAACATCTCCAATCGCAACGATAAAGAACGCACTCTGTTGCTGGAACACGCGAATCGCAAAGATCAGGGTTTTACCTTTGTTGGTGAAAACAGCAAACCACTGGAAGAAGCCAATGATGTCTTCCGCTTCCAGGTTTCCGTGCCAGCGAAGAAAGATCTCAGCTACACCGTTGTGGAAGAGCGATCATCAGGAACTTCCATCCAACTGACGAACAATGCCGATGACACCATCCGCTATTTCATCAACTTGCGTGAAGCACCAGAGGCGTTGAAGATCAAATTGAAAGATGCAATGTCCATGAAGGCCACCTGGGACATGTTACGGCAGGATATTTCGGTTACCCAACGCCGTATCGATACGATCACCCGAGATCAGGATCGTCTGCGGAAGAACCTGCGAGAAACTCCCCAGGAATCGAAGTTGTACAAGGATTATCTGAAAACACTGGAAGATCAGGAAGCAGAAATGAAAAAACTGCATGAAGATCTGAAAGGTCTGCAGGCCAAAGAAGCAACTTCCCGCAAATCACTGGATAGCTACCTCGCAAACCTGACAGCAGAGTAA
- the nadB gene encoding L-aspartate oxidase, translating to MAANRYLTSFDARTAYHQFTDILIIGAGIAGTRAALEIPDSLQVMVLSKDSIRESNSTYAQGGIAGVISPEDTFEKHIEDTHIAGAGLCDPEIVETVIREAPQQINDLIRFGVNFDLENGELALTREGGHSHRRIVHALGDATGHEVMRALIHCVRERPNLVIEGNAFLLDLLTHDGQCVGAIIHKTGIGNVLVWAKAVILTSGGCGMVYRETTNPPIATGDGIAAAYRAGAEVRDMEFMQFHPTVLYVAGSSRTLISEAVRGEGAYLRDVNGERFMLKEDDRAELAPRDVVSQAIFRCMEATRHPNVYLDLSHLPHERVIERFPGIRRACAEFGLDITRDWIPVRPGAHYMVGGVSVDLNARTTIPGLWAAGEVSASGLHGANRLASNSLIEGLVYGTRAATDAVRSCENFPFRLPLPLSHLLSRRTKEQSIDIDDMTNALRSMMVRHMGIVRERKRMQDAHRDVEFWSKYALEQEFHEQRGWELQNLLTVAQLMIQGALAREESRGTHFRADFPKRNDEQWIRHIAMKRSA from the coding sequence ATGGCGGCTAATCGCTATCTCACCTCATTTGATGCCCGCACCGCTTACCACCAGTTTACGGACATTCTGATCATCGGTGCCGGTATCGCTGGCACACGGGCTGCTCTGGAAATCCCGGATTCACTGCAGGTGATGGTGCTTTCGAAAGATTCGATCCGAGAAAGTAACAGTACCTATGCCCAGGGCGGGATTGCCGGGGTAATCTCTCCAGAAGATACTTTCGAAAAACATATTGAAGACACCCACATTGCGGGTGCGGGGTTATGTGACCCGGAGATTGTCGAAACTGTCATCCGCGAAGCACCGCAGCAGATTAATGACCTGATACGCTTTGGCGTCAATTTTGATCTGGAAAATGGTGAACTGGCACTGACTCGTGAAGGTGGGCATTCCCACAGACGGATCGTGCATGCGTTGGGCGATGCCACGGGCCATGAAGTGATGCGTGCACTGATCCATTGTGTCCGTGAACGGCCGAATCTTGTGATCGAAGGGAACGCTTTTCTGCTTGACCTGCTCACTCACGATGGCCAGTGTGTCGGGGCAATCATCCACAAAACAGGCATTGGTAACGTACTGGTGTGGGCAAAAGCAGTAATTTTAACTTCCGGTGGCTGTGGGATGGTGTACCGCGAAACCACCAATCCTCCCATTGCCACGGGTGATGGCATTGCCGCCGCTTATCGTGCGGGTGCGGAAGTGCGAGACATGGAGTTTATGCAGTTTCACCCCACGGTGCTGTACGTGGCAGGGTCTTCGCGTACTCTGATCAGCGAAGCGGTGCGGGGTGAAGGTGCCTACCTGCGGGATGTGAACGGCGAACGGTTCATGCTGAAAGAAGACGACCGTGCTGAATTAGCCCCACGGGATGTCGTATCGCAGGCAATTTTCCGGTGCATGGAAGCGACGCGCCATCCGAATGTCTACCTGGATTTATCCCACCTGCCCCATGAAAGAGTGATTGAACGTTTTCCAGGGATCCGGCGGGCCTGTGCCGAGTTTGGGCTGGATATTACCCGCGACTGGATTCCGGTGCGACCCGGTGCCCACTATATGGTGGGTGGGGTTTCGGTCGATCTGAACGCACGCACCACGATTCCCGGATTGTGGGCAGCGGGTGAAGTGTCCGCCAGCGGTTTGCATGGTGCCAACCGGCTGGCCTCCAACAGCCTGATCGAGGGATTGGTTTACGGCACGCGGGCTGCAACCGATGCCGTCCGAAGCTGTGAAAACTTTCCATTTCGATTGCCACTACCGCTTTCTCATCTTTTGTCTCGCCGCACCAAGGAACAATCGATCGACATCGACGACATGACGAACGCACTTCGCAGTATGATGGTGCGACACATGGGGATCGTGCGGGAACGAAAAAGGATGCAGGATGCCCACCGCGATGTGGAATTCTGGAGTAAATATGCTTTGGAACAGGAATTTCATGAGCAACGGGGTTGGGAACTGCAGAATCTGCTCACTGTCGCACAATTAATGATTCAAGGAGCGTTAGCTCGTGAAGAATCCCGGGGGACCCACTTTCGTGCAGACTTCCCGAAACGGAATGATGAGCAATGGATACGCCATATTGCGATGAAGCGTTCCGCGTGA